The following proteins come from a genomic window of Alnus glutinosa chromosome 10, dhAlnGlut1.1, whole genome shotgun sequence:
- the LOC133879516 gene encoding vicianin hydrolase-like isoform X3 produces the protein MAVQGPFLLCLLALASLYACTEGAKPSHYSIHFNRSSFPTGFIFGAGSAAYQSEGAAHIDGKGPSIWDTFTRKHPEKISDGSNGDVADDFYHRYKGDIKLMKTIGLDSFRFSISWSRILPRGKLSGGVNPQGVKFYNNLINELLSNGIKPFVTLFHFDTPQALEDEYEGLLSPRIVKDYLDYADLCFKTFGDRVKHWVTMNEPNGLSINGYTIGSFAPGRCSKYAGNCTTGNSATEPYTVAHNLLLAHGAAVKLYKDKYQPYQKGKIGITIVTHWFEPKYQTSSSRKAASRALDFFFGWFAHPVIYGDYPESMKFAAGNRLPKFTEAQSKLLKGSLDFLGVNYYTTNYVETAPSANGVNVSYVTDRQTTLTTEKNGIPIGTLTALSWLFIHPKGLQQLLLYIKEKYNNPVIYITENGMADANNSSLPIKDARKDSLRIRYHHGHLSYLLKAIKDGVNVKAYYAWSFLDDFEWDAGYTVRFGLTFVDYKDNLKRYLKYSAYWFKMFLLK, from the exons ATGGCAGTTCAAGGTCCTTTCCTGCTCTGCCTCCTAGCCTTGGCCTCCTTGTATGCTTGCACTGAAGGTGCAAAACCGAGCCATTATTCGATACATTTCAACCGGAGTAGTTTTCCAACTGGTTTTATATTTGGAGCTGGTTCAGCTGCTTACCAG TCTGAAGGAGCAGCACATATCGATGGCAAGGGACCTAGCATATGGGATACTTTCACCCGGAAACatccag AAAAAATTTCGGATGGTAGCAATGGAGATGTAGCCGACGACTTTTATCATCGTTATAAG GGGGACATAAAACTGATGAAAACAATTGGATTGGACTCCTTCAGATTTTCTATCTCATGGTCCAGAATATTACCGA GAGGCAAATTAAGCGGGGGAGTGAACCCACAAGGTGTCAAATTCTACAACAACCTCATCAACGAGCTCCTGTCCAATg GTATCAAGCCCTTTGTGACTCTCTTCCACTTTGATACTCCTCAAGCACTTGAAGATGAATATGAAGGACTCTTAAGTCCCAGGATAGT GAAGGATTATCTAGATTATGCAGATTTGTGCTTCAAAACTTTTGGTGATCGAGTCAAGCACTGGGTCACAATGAACGAACCAAATGGATTAAGCATCAATGGGTACACCATTGGTTCTTTTGCACCTGGAAGATGTTCCAAGTATGCCGGAAATTGCACCACTGGTAACTCTGCTACTGAACCATACACTGTCGCCCATAACTTGCTTCTTGCTCATGGAGCTGCCGTGAAATTATACAAGGACAAGTACCAG CCATATCAAAAGGGGAAAATTGGGATCACAATAGTGACCCATTGGTTTGAGCCGAAATACCAAACATCTTCTAGCCGCAAGGCCGCCTCTAGAGCtcttgattttttctttggatG GTTTGCCCATCCGGTTATATATGGTGACTATCCCGAGAGCATGAAGTTTGCAGCTGGTAATCGATTGCCAAAATTCACTGAAGCTCAATCCAAGTTGCTAAAAGGGTCCCTTGATTTTCTTGGTGTAAACTATTATACCACAAATTATGTAGAAACCGCTCCCTCAGCCAATGGTGTCAACGTCAGTTATGTTACTGACAGACAAACCACTCTCACTA CTGAAAAAAATGGGATTCCTATTGGTACTCTG ACTGCTCTGAGCTGGCTTTTCATCCATCCGAAGGGACTCCAACAACTAttgttatatataaaagaaaaatacaataatcCCGTTATATACATAACGGAGAATG GAATGGCTGATGCAAATAATAGCTCTTTACCAATTAAAGATGCCCGCAAGGATAGTTTGAGGATCAGATACCATCACGGGCATTTATCATATCTTTTAAAAGCTATCAA AGACGGTGTAAATGTGAAGGCCTACTATGCGTGGTCTTTTCTTGACGACTTTGAATGGGATGCCGGTTACACCGTTCGATTTGGCCTCACTTTTGTGGATTATAAGGACAATTTGAAAAGATACCTCAAGTATTCTGCCTATTGGTTCAAGATGTTCCTCCTCAAATAA
- the LOC133879516 gene encoding vicianin hydrolase-like isoform X1, producing the protein MAVNQGPLLLCLLALASLYACTEGSKPGHYSIPFNRSNFPAGFIFGAGSAAYQSEGAAHIDGKGPSIWDTFTRKHPEKISDGSNGDVADDFYHRYKGDIKLMKTIGLDSFRFSISWSRILPRGKLSGGVNPQGVKFYNNLINELLSNGIKPFVTLFHFDTPQALEDEYEGLLSPRIVKDYLDYADLCFKTFGDRVKHWVTMNEPNGLSINGYTIGSFAPGRCSKYAGNCTTGNSATEPYTVAHNLLLAHGAAVKLYKDKYQPYQKGKIGITIVTHWFEPKYQTSSSRKAASRALDFFFGWFAHPVIYGDYPESMKFAAGNRLPKFTEAQSKLLKGSLDFLGVNYYTTNYVETAPSANGVNVSYVTDRQTTLTTEKNGIPIGTLTALSWLFIHPKGLQQLLLYIKEKYNNPVIYITENGMADANNSSLPIKDARKDSLRIRYHHGHLSYLLKAIKDGVNVKAYYAWSFLDDFEWDAGYTVRFGLTFVDYKDNLKRYLKYSAYWFKMFLLK; encoded by the exons ATGGCAGTTAATCAAGGTCCTTTACTACTCTGCCTCCTAGCCTTGGCCTCCCTGTATGCTTGCACTGAAGGTTCAAAACCAGGCCATTATTCTATACCTTTCAACCGAAGCAATTTTCCTGCTGGTTTTATATTTGGAGCTGGTTCAGCTGCTtaccag TCTGAAGGAGCAGCACATATCGATGGCAAGGGACCTAGCATATGGGATACTTTCACCCGGAAACatccag AAAAAATTTCGGATGGTAGCAATGGAGATGTAGCCGACGACTTTTATCATCGTTATAAG GGGGACATAAAACTGATGAAAACAATTGGATTGGACTCCTTCAGATTTTCTATCTCATGGTCCAGAATATTACCGA GAGGCAAATTAAGCGGGGGAGTGAACCCACAAGGTGTCAAATTCTACAACAACCTCATCAACGAGCTCCTGTCCAATg GTATCAAGCCCTTTGTGACTCTCTTCCACTTTGATACTCCTCAAGCACTTGAAGATGAATATGAAGGACTCTTAAGTCCCAGGATAGT GAAGGATTATCTAGATTATGCAGATTTGTGCTTCAAAACTTTTGGTGATCGAGTCAAGCACTGGGTCACAATGAACGAACCAAATGGATTAAGCATCAATGGGTACACCATTGGTTCTTTTGCACCTGGAAGATGTTCCAAGTATGCCGGAAATTGCACCACTGGTAACTCTGCTACTGAACCATACACTGTCGCCCATAACTTGCTTCTTGCTCATGGAGCTGCCGTGAAATTATACAAGGACAAGTACCAG CCATATCAAAAGGGGAAAATTGGGATCACAATAGTGACCCATTGGTTTGAGCCGAAATACCAAACATCTTCTAGCCGCAAGGCCGCCTCTAGAGCtcttgattttttctttggatG GTTTGCCCATCCGGTTATATATGGTGACTATCCCGAGAGCATGAAGTTTGCAGCTGGTAATCGATTGCCAAAATTCACTGAAGCTCAATCCAAGTTGCTAAAAGGGTCCCTTGATTTTCTTGGTGTAAACTATTATACCACAAATTATGTAGAAACCGCTCCCTCAGCCAATGGTGTCAACGTCAGTTATGTTACTGACAGACAAACCACTCTCACTA CTGAAAAAAATGGGATTCCTATTGGTACTCTG ACTGCTCTGAGCTGGCTTTTCATCCATCCGAAGGGACTCCAACAACTAttgttatatataaaagaaaaatacaataatcCCGTTATATACATAACGGAGAATG GAATGGCTGATGCAAATAATAGCTCTTTACCAATTAAAGATGCCCGCAAGGATAGTTTGAGGATCAGATACCATCACGGGCATTTATCATATCTTTTAAAAGCTATCAA AGACGGTGTAAATGTGAAGGCCTACTATGCGTGGTCTTTTCTTGACGACTTTGAATGGGATGCCGGTTACACCGTTCGATTTGGCCTCACTTTTGTGGATTATAAGGACAATTTGAAAAGATACCTCAAGTATTCTGCCTATTGGTTCAAGATGTTCCTCCTCAAATAA
- the LOC133879517 gene encoding vicianin hydrolase-like, with the protein MAVQGRPFLLCLLASASLYACTEGAKPSHYSMPFNRSSFPAGFIFGAGSADYQSEGAAHIDGRGPSIWDTFTKKHPEKIADGSNGDVAFDFYHRYKEDIKLMKIIGLDSFRFSISWSRILPKGKLSGGVNPQGVKFYDNLINELLSNGIKPFVTLFHYDYPQALDDEYGGLLNPKIVKDYVDYVNFCFKTFGDRVKLWVTMNEPNGLSVNGYTTGSFAPGRCSNYVGTCAAGNSATESYIVAHHLLLAHGAAVKLYKDKYQPYQKGKIGITIVTNWFEPKYQTFSNRKAASRALDFYFGWFAHPIIYGDYPQSMKTLVGHRLPKFTEAQSKLLKGSLDFLGVNYYTTNYVESASSSNGVNVSFVSDRQFSPTTDKNGTPIGTPTALDWLFIYPKGIQQLLLYIKEKYNNPVIYITENGLADANNSSLPIKDALKDSLRIRYHHEHLSYLLKAIKEGVNVKAYYAWSFLDDFEWDAGYTVRFGLTFVDFKDNLKRYLKYSAYWFKMFLLK; encoded by the exons ATGGCAGTTCAAGGTCGTCCTTTCCTACTCTGCCTCCTAGCCTCGGCCTCCTTGTATGCTTGCACTGAAGGTGCAAAACCGAGCCATTATTCGATGCCTTTCAACCGGAGCAGTTTTCCTGCTGGTTTTATATTTGGAGCTGGTTCAGCTGATTACCAG TCTGAAGGAGCAGCTCATATCGATGGCAGGGGACCTAGCATATGGGATACTTTCACCAAGAAACatccag AAAAAATTGCGGATGGCAGCAATGGAGATGTAGCCTTTGACTTTTATCATCGTTATAAG GAGGACATAAAACTGATGAAAATAATTGGTTTAGACTCCTTCAGATTTTCTATCTCATGGTCCAGAATATTACCAa AGGGCAAATTAAGCGGGGGAGTGAACCCACAAGGTGTCAAATTCTATGACAACCTCATCAACGAGCTCCTGTCTAATG GTATCAAGCCCTTTGTGACTCTATTCCACTATGATTATCCGCAAGCACTTGATGATGAATATGGTGGACTCTTAAATCCCAAGATAGT GAAGGATTATGTAGATTATGTGAATTTTTGCTTCAAAACTTTTGGTGATCGAGTCAAGCTTTGGGTCACAATGAACGAACCAAATGGATTAAGCGTCAATGGTTACACCACCGGTAGTTTTGCACCTGGAAGATGTTCGAATTACGTCGGAACTTGTGCCGCTGGTAACTCCGCTACTGAATCTTACATTGTCGCTCATCACTTGCTTCTTGCTCATGGAGCTGCCGTGAAATTGTACAAGGACAAGTATCAG CCATATCAAAAGGGAAAAATTGGGATCACAATAGTGACCAATTGGTTTGAGCCGAAATACCAAACATTTTCCAACCGCAAGGCCGCCTCTAGAGCTCTTGATTTTTACTTTGGATG GTTTGCCCATCCGATTATATATGGTGATTATCCCCAGAGCATGAAGACTTTGGTGGGTCATCGACTGCCAAAATTCACTGAAGCTCAATCTAAGTTGCTAAAAGGGTCTCTTGATTTTCTTGGTGTAAACTATTATACCACAAACTACGTAGAAAGCGCTTCCTCATCTAATGGTGTCAACGTCAGTTTCGTTTCAGATAGACAATTCAGTCCCACTA CTGATAAGAATGGAACTCCAATTGGTACTCCG ACGGCTTTGGACTGGCTTTTCATCTATCCTAAGGGAATCCAACAACTAttgttatatataaaagaaaaatacaacaaTCCCGTTATATACATAACGGAGAATG gaTTGGCTGATGCAAATAATAGCTCTTTACCAATTAAAGATGCCCTCAAGGATAGTTTGAGGATCAGATACCATCACGAGCATTTATCATATCTTTTAAAAGCTATCAA AGAGGGTGTAAATGTGAAGGCCTACTATGCGTGGTCATTTCTTGACGACTTTGAATGGGATGCCGGTTACACCGTTCGATTTGGCCTCACTTTTGTGGATTTTAAGGACAATTTGAAAAGATACCTCAAGTATTCTGCCTATTGGTTCAAGATGTTCCTCCTCAAATAA
- the LOC133879516 gene encoding vicianin hydrolase-like isoform X2, with the protein MAVNQGPLLLCLLALASLYACTEGSKPGHYSIPFNRSNFPAGFIFGAGSAAYQSEGAAHIDGKGLSIWDAFTKEHPEKISGGGNGDVADDFYHRYKGDIQLMKRIGLDSFRFSISWSRILPKGKLSGGVNPKGVQFYDNLINGLLSNGIKPFVTIFHFDTPLALEEEYGGLLSPKIVKDYVDFANFCFKTFGDRVKHWVTMNEPNGLSINGYTTGTFAPGRCSKYAGNCSAGNSATEPYIVAHHLLLAHGAAVKLYKDKYQPYQKGKIGITIVTHWFEPKYQTSSSRAAASRALDFYLGWFVHPITYGDYPQSIKSAAGKRLPRFTEAQSKLLKGSIDFLGINYYTTNYAETAVSANGVNVTYVTDRQTTLTTDKNGIPIGTPTALSWLFIHPQGLRELMLYIKEKYNNPIIYITENGMADPNNSTIPIKDALKDSLRIRYHYGHLSYLLKAIKEGANVQAYYVWSFFDDFEWDGGYDYRFGLTFVDYKDNLKRYLKYSAYWFKMFLLK; encoded by the exons ATGGCAGTTAATCAAGGTCCTTTACTACTCTGCCTCCTAGCCTTGGCCTCCCTGTATGCTTGCACTGAAGGTTCAAAACCAGGCCATTATTCTATACCTTTCAACCGAAGCAATTTTCCTGCTGGTTTTATATTTGGAGCTGGTTCAGCTGCTtaccag TCTGAAGGAGCAGCTCATATCGATGGCAAGGGACTTAGCATATGGGATGCTTTCACCAAGGAACatccag AAAAAATTTCGGGTGGTGGCAATGGAGATGTAGCCGACGACTTTTATCATCGTTATAAG GGGGACATACAACTGATGAAAAGAATTGGATTGGACTCCTTCAGATTTTCTATCTCATGGTCCAGAATATTACCGA AGGGCAAATTAAGCGGTGGAGTGAACCCAAAAGGTGTCCAATTCTACGACAACCTCATCAACGGGCTCCTCTCCAATG GTATCAAGCCCTTTGTGACTATCTTCCACTTTGATACTCCTCTAGCACTTGAAGAAGAATATGGTGGACTCTTAAGTCCCAAGATAGT GAAGGATTATGTTgattttgcaaatttttgctTCAAAACTTTTGGTGATCGAGTCAAGCACTGGGTCACAATGAATGAACCAAATGGATTAAGCATCAATGGGTATACTACTGGTACTTTTGCACCCGGAAGATGTTCCAAGTATGCTGGAAATTGCAGCGCTGGTAACTCTGCTACTGAACCCTACATTGTAGCCCATCACTTGCTTCTTGCTCATGGAGCCGCCGTGAAATTGTACAAGGACAAGTACCAG CCATATCAAAAGGGGAAAATTGGGATCACAATAGTGACCCATTGGTTTGAGCCGAAATACCAAACATCTTCAAGCCGCGCGGCCGCCTCTAGAGCTCTTGATTTTTACCTTGGATG GTTTGTCCATCCGATTACATATGGTGACTATCCTCAGAGCATAAAGTCTGCAGCGGGTAAACGACTGCCAAGATTCACTGAAGCTCAATCCAAGTTGCTAAAAGGGTCCATTGATTTTCTTGGTATAAACTATTATACCACAAATTATGCAGAAACTGCTGTCTCAGCCAACGGTGTCAACGTCACTTATGTTACAGATAGACAAACCACTCTCACTA CTGATAAAAATGGGATTCCTATTGGTACTCCG ACTGCTTTGAGCTGGCTTTTCATCCATCCTCAAGGACTCCGAGAGCTTatgttatatataaaagaaaaatacaacaaTCCCATTATATACATAACGGAGAATG gaatGGCTGATCCAAACAATAGCACGATACCAATTAAAGATGCCCTCAAGGATAGTCTGAGGATAAGATACCATTACGGGCATTTATCATATCTTTTGAAAGCTATCAA GGAGGGTGCCAATGTGCAGGCATACTATGTGTGGTCATTTTTTGACGACTTTGAATGGGATGGTGGTTACGACTATCGGTTTGGCCTCACTTTTGTAGACTATAAGGACAATTTGAAAAGATACCTCAAGTATTCTGCCTATTGGTTCAAGATGTTCCTCCTCAAATAA